A single Cryomorphaceae bacterium DNA region contains:
- a CDS encoding NUDIX hydrolase, which translates to MDPQAHESIRAEYDIYPIALEDFFKAAFSVDCTVFGFDEDDLKVLLVQRDAEPFKDAWALPGDLVYPKEDLTDGASRVLNDLTGINNLYMEQAHTFGSVGRHPLGRVITVAYYALVNIGHYNPQSSSWAKNAHWHAVSDLPELAFDHGEIIVKTLETLRATVRHQPVGFELLPATFPLGALQRLYEALLDKTFDKANFRKKILSMGLLIETGEREQNVSHRPGKLYRFDQERYDELISKGFSFEL; encoded by the coding sequence ATGGACCCTCAGGCCCACGAGAGCATTAGAGCCGAATACGATATTTATCCCATTGCTTTAGAAGATTTCTTCAAGGCGGCATTTTCTGTGGACTGTACCGTTTTTGGATTTGACGAGGATGACCTGAAGGTTCTATTGGTGCAACGGGATGCCGAGCCTTTTAAGGATGCCTGGGCACTACCGGGTGACCTAGTCTATCCAAAGGAAGATTTGACTGATGGGGCTTCTCGAGTCCTCAATGATCTAACCGGAATCAACAATTTATACATGGAGCAGGCACACACCTTCGGCAGTGTGGGGCGTCATCCGCTCGGTCGCGTCATCACGGTTGCATATTACGCGTTAGTTAATATAGGTCACTATAACCCTCAAAGTTCTTCATGGGCCAAGAACGCTCATTGGCACGCCGTTTCGGATTTACCAGAACTTGCATTCGATCACGGAGAGATCATCGTTAAAACTTTGGAGACACTACGTGCGACGGTCCGTCATCAACCCGTAGGGTTTGAATTATTGCCAGCTACTTTTCCGCTGGGGGCGCTGCAACGCCTTTATGAGGCCCTATTGGATAAGACCTTTGATAAAGCCAATTTCCGCAAGAAGATCTTATCCATGGGGCTTTTAATAGAAACCGGAGAGCGGGAGCAGAACGTGTCTCACCGTCCGGGTAAACTCTATCGATTTGACCAAGAGCGTTACGACGAGCTAATCTCCAAGGGCTTTTCCTTCGAGCTGTAA